The genomic stretch ATTCTGACCCTCCAACCTCAATTATTAGCTGGATGTTAATCTCATCAGCCTTACTCTCCCATGTTGTTCCAAGGATTGATTATGAGATGAACTATCAGGAGTGGTAAAGCAGGGGATTCAGGAAGAATCTCTGAACAGCTAGAAATATGACGGGCTGATAAACAGTGTGCTCAATATTTGGGAGTGATATGAAAGAAACATTTGACTGCTTTAAATCACCATTcctaacaacaaaaaatgtcacCCTCAGGGAGTCTCTTTTGTGAAAgttgtttacagttttatttggattttctttctccacaaatttgaaaatatggagatggagagaaacaaTTATTGAGAGCCATCACACCCCTCTCCACGCTCACCATACCCCCGAGTCAATGTGCTACAATTGAGCTTTCTGTATAAATAGAAATCTGTTTATCAGCAATACCCCTGTTACCGTGCCCCTTATTTGATCACTATTCTTTTCGTTTCATTTTTGTACCCCATACCTCAGCCCATGAGACAATTACTCTTATTTCCTGATCATTTCCATAACATAAAATACCTGTATCTTTTCTTGGGTCACACCTGGGAAATAGACACTAATGTTGAACTTACTGATGTTAAACTGTTGGCACCAAACCAGTAGCTGCAGGTAGAGAAGAGGCTAAGCTTCAGCAACAATGCAATTCTGACTCCAAGTTTTAATAATCATGAGAATAACATACATTATTTTCCCTCCAAAGCTGGATCTTCCACtgataaaggtgaaaaaaatagaaagaggaagacagagaataaAGCAGGACCAGATGAAGATAAAAGGCAACCACCAATGAAACAGGTTTGTAATTGCCCCAGGGCAGATATATCTGCCCTGGAACAGAGTGGCGTGTCCAGGTCAAAGATGCTCAAACTCCCAGGGGCTCACTGGCTTCTATATCCTATGGTATAGCACAGTCATTCCACGTTAAAACTGACGAGCCTGCAAGATGAACAAGAAGAACCCAGAGGCCAGGCTACGACTCCTGTCACTCCTGCCTGACCACAGGCATATTGCTCAATTTTTATGAGCCATTCTtctccaaaatggaaaaataacaataatggtGGGCATCATGAAATAGATATTTACTAAATACAAACCAGTCCATTTCCCTGTCAGTTTTCCTCATTAGCTTCTTTTTCTGCTTGCCTACACtagattattttctgtttcctgtacAGAAACTTTCAGACATCTTTGCCTTGGCTTTTCTGTTCTCATTATATAGAATACCCCCACCCATCTACCCTTTTGCCTGAGAAAATCCTATTCATTCAGTAATATCGCATGTGCAAAGTGATAAACACAATACCTACCTTGTAGtagtttcctttctatttctttttaaatgaaattctccTCCTATCTCCCTTCCATGAGTATATGGTACATCAATTTGTAAAGTCTTTCCTCATTTTGCATCCCAAGAAGATCTAATCACTTCTTTAAACATGTTGCCAATGCATTTCGAACCTGccaccatttatttatgtcttgcATTAGAGTACAGTATAATTAACTACTTACTTATTTATATGTCTCTCATAGTTAAGTTTTAAGCTCATCAGTGTGGGAGTCTGTATTATACTGCATCTCTTGCTCAGCCCATTACCTAAGACATAGAAGGACtcaatttaattttggaaaactacTGAATATAGTCACACATTCATAATGTAAACTTAAGTTTCTTTGTCGTAGAGAGATAACAGTCATTATCATTGTCTCTCGTTCTTTCTAGAAATTAATATCTatctttaacaaaaagaaaacacccagtGAATCTGCTTCTTGTCCCAAAGATCCTCCATCAAGGAATAATGAGGAATATCAACACTTTCTTGACTTCATCAGGCGGATTAATCTGGAAAGTTATTATCCCAAGAAGATGACCAAAGTCAATACTCTTTTGATAAACAAGACCTCCCTCCACGGTGCTCAACCAAGAGCTGAGGAGGAGCtaccattttgttttctagagaaaCTTTTGGTATTAGATTATCATTTCCGATACCTAATTTACAGAGGCAATATAGATACAATATCTACTGTGTCCCAGACACAGAGAACCACAGACCTAGAAAGACCATTTGAGGAATTTTTCATTATCAAGAAAACACAATCAACTATAAAACAAACTTGCATCCACCCAatggatatacaaatggcaattTTTCACTGTGCAGATGACTTTACAAGACAGtatattttaacaaaactttCCATTTGTCAATTTGCTCTCCCACTTTTTGTGCCAAATCCTTATGATTCCTCCATTGAATTTCCTCTTTGGTCTCTCAAGCAAATCAGGAGAAGCTGGAGAGAGGTGACAAAAATaggatgggagaaaaaaattaagaattataatAACCAGCTGATCAGTTCGCAACCTACACACATTGTATCTTTCATAAGAGTTGGAAATTATGTCTCTACTTCCAAATCACAGATTTTGAATTCACTCCTGAGTAAAGGCAAACATGAccatttttttcatcatcattCTAGGGAAGACAATAATAGGTGTCTATTGATAGAAGGTATGGTGGAAATCTGCTGGTTCTGCCCAGGTGGAAGAGCTGAGGACAGATTTGAAAATTGTATTGCCTTCACCAATCTCCATGGAAATGCTGAAATACACGAGAAGCAAGTTAGGTTTCTGCAAGAGGTATCCTCGATCACTATCATCCTCTTGTCAACTTCGGATTTTGACAAAACGAATAATTCCCTTCTACTTAAACTTTGGAATTCACCCAAACCTCTCATCTGTTTgtttgaaaatgtagaaaatattatgGATGAGCATTCTGCTCACAAAGTGAGAATTGGGATCAAGAATTTAAATAAGATAGAATTAGCTGATAAAATTACTGCTACAATAACACAGTTGCTGAAAAAGTCAGGATCTCCTTACACTTTGAGTAACTGGGCCGACATTGCTAGGAAGTATGAATTTATTATTGATGAGGATCAAACAAACTGCcaagaagcaaggaaaaaaatagacatccTTATGGACATCTTGAGAAAAGTGAAATTATCTGAGATAAAGGAAAAGTTACTACCTCTTCAGGGAGGTCTATGGCATGATTGGTGTAAGAAGGACAAGGAACTCCATCagctgagagaaaaaggaaacaggagcATTGAAGAATACAAGAAAGAGATtgaggaggaaaagcagaaaatacgCTGTGGACAGTATCACAAAGTTATTAACCTTAGTGACCTGATGAAGTCTCTGCTTGAAGGTCTTCAATCACACCCAGAGACCCACACAGAACTCTACTTTCTGCAGGGGCTGAGTTTGTTAATGGACCAATTAACCACCAGAGAGTTAGAAAAAGCACACCAGAGGCACAGTTCCCTCTTGGCTCAGGTGCGAACAGAGAAGCAGAAGCAGTCAAAGAGAGACTCCCTCAGACACTGGGAGGCTGACCTACAAGCTGTTTCCAAAGAGATCAGTGACTCCACCCTGGGAGTTGAGCATCTCCTGAGAGAGGTGGGCCAGATCTATGAGGCTCTGGAAGAAGCTTCCTCCCAAACAAATACActatttctctcccttccccaaatgGCTGCTGATCTGATGATATCTGGTGTGCCCATTGAGTTGATGGATGGAGATGCATCTTATGTGCCCCTGAAGTGGGTGGCAGCTGTTTTGGACAAGGTCTCTGAGAAACTTGGAGACAAACGGGTGTTTGTTCTCTCTGTTCTTGGCCTGCAGAACACAGGGAAGTCCACTCTGTTGAATGCAATGTTTGGGCTGCAGTTCAGCTTCAGTGCTGGGAGGTGTACCCGGGGGGCCTACATGCAGCTCGTGAAAGTGGAAGAGATGCTCAGGGAAGAGTTGGGCTTTGATTTGGTGCTTGTTGTGGACACAGAAGGACTTCGGGACTCAGAGCTCATTAACAAAGCAcagaatgaggaaaatgagtTGGCAACCTTTGTCATTGGGCTCGGAAACTTAACTCTAATCAATATTTTGGGGAAAGACCTATCGGAAATACAAGATATTCTGCAAATAGCCATTCATGCCTTTCTCAGGATGAAACTACTGAATATCTCCCCAAGGTGCCTGTTTGTTCATCAGAACATAGAAGAAATTATAGATACAAACCACAGTATGGAAAGACAAAAATGGCTGCAAGAGAGGCTGGATGAAATGACACTTGCTGCAGCCAAACATGAGCAGTGCTCAGATGTGTCTCACTTCAGTGACATCATTAAGTTTGATGTCAAGACCCACATCCATTACTTTGCTCACCTCTGGGAAGGTTCTCCTCCAATGGCCCCTCCTAATCCCTGCTATAGCCGCAATGTTCAGGAGCTGAAAAGCAGGATTCTTAAGCATGCCAAGGAAGAATCcaggggaagtattttgaagcTATCAGAGCTTAAAGTCCGGATAAGGGATTTATGGAAGGCCTTAGTGAATGAGAATTTCATTTTCAGGTTCAAAAACACCCAGGAGGCCATGGCTATGAATAAACTGGAGACCATGCACAACAGCAGGACCTGGGAACTGAGAAGTCATGTGCTGGACTTGCAGAATCAGCTGACCAACCAGATTCAGAAGGGAGAAGTTGAGGAAATCAAGAGAAACTCAATTGACAATAGAGttgcagaaaaatataaaaccattaaGCAAGAATTTGAAAGGTCTTTTCGAgaagacagagatagagatatcTTGGCTCAGTGGAAAGGAAGATTTGAAGATGATTTGAAGAATCTTAAAGAGGAACTGATAGTAGAAACTATGAGAAAATGTGAGGATCTAATtattggaaagaaaatacaagaccTTTTTAAGgagcaaaaagtaaaatttgaaaaaatcaGAGAGATAGCTGAGTCCCCCAGGGGGAAAGAGCTACATGATAAGGAGCTGCGAGATTTGTTCAACGAGATCTGGTCAGAGAACATCTCCATTCTATTGCCTCCCACACTCCCATCTGCTGAGGGGCCCAACATCGATATTGAGTTAGAGAACATTCTCCTAGAGCATTTTAAACAGCATCCCAATATTGTGAACATAATTAGGTATCGTgatacaaagaaaacattttctatcaATTATTCTAAACATGTTATCACCTCTCAAAAGTTCCAAGTATATGGACCCTCTGTAGAAGAGTTTGAAAAAGATATCATAAACAAGACCACAGCTCAAATTACAAAATTGGTTAAGGAAATCATACACAAAAGAGAACACCAGAATGAGGGTTACAGTTCTAGTTACTTCCATGAAATTTTGCAGGTGATCCATACTGAGGCTGAGGCTGCATCTCAAGGAGTCAGATTCATACTGACAAATAGATACAAACTAGAACTTGCCTTAGAGCTATTCCGAGAGGCagcaaacagttttaaaaagatgtgCATTGCATTCAAGAAAGCAAACAACCCCGTCCTGttccaagaaagtaaaagaaatgaattttttacaaattttaagttGTCCTACAAAAACCACCAAAACACTGACTGACTTCCTTTGATGCAAAGAGTTTCTGGTTCCTTATGAATtggaataaagacttaaaaagcTTGTCACTTCTTCACctagtttttctctttccctgctgcATTGCTTTT from Rhinolophus ferrumequinum isolate MPI-CBG mRhiFer1 chromosome 11, mRhiFer1_v1.p, whole genome shotgun sequence encodes the following:
- the LOC117031176 gene encoding interferon-induced very large GTPase 1-like encodes the protein MDSNLKTLVLNILENLLEEDLVKFKFQLTNIPLAEGYNYIPRGTLEQAPRVRLADLLTQYYGEEYAKTVTQEVLKAIDQRGLAEKFCQSVGKAGSSTDKGEKNRKRKTENKAGPDEDKRQPPMKQKLISIFNKKKTPSESASCPKDPPSRNNEEYQHFLDFIRRINLESYYPKKMTKVNTLLINKTSLHGAQPRAEEELPFCFLEKLLVLDYHFRYLIYRGNIDTISTVSQTQRTTDLERPFEEFFIIKKTQSTIKQTCIHPMDIQMAIFHCADDFTRQYILTKLSICQFALPLFVPNPYDSSIEFPLWSLKQIRRSWREVTKIGWEKKIKNYNNQLISSQPTHIVSFIRVGNYVSTSKSQILNSLLSKGKHDHFFHHHSREDNNRCLLIEGMVEICWFCPGGRAEDRFENCIAFTNLHGNAEIHEKQVRFLQEVSSITIILLSTSDFDKTNNSLLLKLWNSPKPLICLFENVENIMDEHSAHKVRIGIKNLNKIELADKITATITQLLKKSGSPYTLSNWADIARKYEFIIDEDQTNCQEARKKIDILMDILRKVKLSEIKEKLLPLQGGLWHDWCKKDKELHQLREKGNRSIEEYKKEIEEEKQKIRCGQYHKVINLSDLMKSLLEGLQSHPETHTELYFLQGLSLLMDQLTTRELEKAHQRHSSLLAQVRTEKQKQSKRDSLRHWEADLQAVSKEISDSTLGVEHLLREVGQIYEALEEASSQTNTLFLSLPQMAADLMISGVPIELMDGDASYVPLKWVAAVLDKVSEKLGDKRVFVLSVLGLQNTGKSTLLNAMFGLQFSFSAGRCTRGAYMQLVKVEEMLREELGFDLVLVVDTEGLRDSELINKAQNEENELATFVIGLGNLTLINILGKDLSEIQDILQIAIHAFLRMKLLNISPRCLFVHQNIEEIIDTNHSMERQKWLQERLDEMTLAAAKHEQCSDVSHFSDIIKFDVKTHIHYFAHLWEGSPPMAPPNPCYSRNVQELKSRILKHAKEESRGSILKLSELKVRIRDLWKALVNENFIFRFKNTQEAMAMNKLETMHNSRTWELRSHVLDLQNQLTNQIQKGEVEEIKRNSIDNRVAEKYKTIKQEFERSFREDRDRDILAQWKGRFEDDLKNLKEELIVETMRKCEDLIIGKKIQDLFKEQKVKFEKIREIAESPRGKELHDKELRDLFNEIWSENISILLPPTLPSAEGPNIDIELENILLEHFKQHPNIVNIIRYRDTKKTFSINYSKHVITSQKFQVYGPSVEEFEKDIINKTTAQITKLVKEIIHKREHQNEGYSSSYFHEILQVIHTEAEAASQGVRFILTNRYKLELALELFREAANSFKKMCIAFKKANNPVLFQESKRNEFFTNFKLSYKNHQNTD